In Setaria viridis chromosome 5, Setaria_viridis_v4.0, whole genome shotgun sequence, the genomic stretch CACAGTCAGAAAATTTTCTCAGGAGAAAAAGGACGGGAGCAGAAAATTTTCGAGTAACCATTGGCAGAGCAGTTTGCAGATCAATCTAGATTGCGCATACGAACAGCGGACGATTGTATTGAGCCGCTTACATGCTTCAAGTCGGGTTGATGCGCCCTCCTCTTGCTTCCTCGCTGCTGCTTTGtttcttcgtcgtcgtcgtcgtcttcctcgggTTTGTGGTGGTGGAGTTCGTCCCGTCCCCTCATTATGTTTAGGCCTTTTGGGAGTTGGACGAGTGGTTGCTGGGCCGTATCCGCGAAAGAATAACCAGACCTGGGCCCCCACTGAAGGCTAAGCCCACTGAAAAATATCTGTGTTCCGGATAATCCAAAGAGGACTCCTCTTATCCCAACCCCATTTGCCCCTCTTCACTTCCCGCCTCCCCacctcaccgccggcgagcGATGCCTCCCCCGGCGGGGCTGCTCCCCTGGCCATCGCCGTCGACGACGCGCCTTACCACTCCAACCCCaactcgccctcctcctcgcacCACCCGCgtccgcccgcctcctcctcctcccccctacACTCGCGTCCGccttcctccccctccgcctcctacaacgccaccaccgcctcgccTCGAGCCCGCCGCGCAACCAaccaccgcctccaccccacTGCCTCCCTCCACTGCCTCCACCGCGTCTTCGTCGTCCACCTGCCTCGATTGCGTCCACTTCGGGAAGTGCGTCTCGCTCTCTCCACATTGGCACCTACACTGCTACTCGGAAAGCTCGCTCGCGTGAGTTAATTTGTCGTTGACTCAATTCGTAGGTGCTCAGGGTGCACGCACGAGGTGGACCTCGACAAGCCGCCGGTGCTGCAGGAGGTGGAGAATTTCTTCAAGGGCCACGGGGTCGGAGATTTCACCTTCAGCAGAGGCAGGCTGGTACGTGTACCCGATTCAGTCATGTTGCTTCTGAAAACTCGTGCTGCATCCCATCCCAGTCCCCGTGCAGTTGTATGCTGTTTGGGCGGTGTGTTGGCGTCTGCTccaattttgtaattagcttagcCATTGTGAAGCCTGTAATATAGTCGTTTTTGTGGTTCTCGTTCAAATTGGAACTCACTTTGGTGTATCGAACCTCGAAGCTAAAATTTCTTCCATGCTTGAAAGTGTATATTATCTGGCCAACTGAAGTGGACATGTTGTTACTTGGGTGCTTTTGCTTCTTGCTAAATGGACGGCTGTGTTTTCAGTCCCAATGGCGGTGCCGGGCAAAGTTAGCAGTTCGTGGAACACCAGAGAACCCGTTGATTGGTTTATACCAGGAAGGGACGCATGTTGTTACAGATATTCCAGAGTGCAGAGGTTAGCAATCATTATTTACTTTATCATAAATTCGTAATATTATTTAAAGAAGTTATCGAAACTCGTTTCACCTCTGGCCCTACATATTACTGTTGTTGCAATATAAATCCATTTTATTTTCGCAATTTTTCAGCTCACCACCCAAGCATTAATGCTGCTGTTAAGCTGCTAAGGCAAGGTATGTTACCATTGTAGCTTCATGCTTTCTTCAATGGATGTGCATAAATACTGTCTTCAGCCTTTTCAAGTGCGGCTTAATATATTGGAGTTGTAGGTATATCCGAGTTGAATATCCAACCATTTGACGAGGACGCTGGAACTGGTGAACTCAGATATGTTCAGGTAAttgttagttttttttaaagtaaCACATAACCATATGAATGAAACTTTAGGTTTTTCTAGGCCCAGCGTTATACTCCACCCGTGATTGTGTAACTTCTGATAGAGAATTCAAACACCATATAGAGTGTAGCTGGCTTCCCTGCTGCAATGgaatttatttcttttgccATGTTCTCCAGATGGCTGTGACAACATACAACACATCTATTCCAGTTGATAAAAGATATGAGCAAGGTTAGTCTGATTCTCCAGCTGTTCATTTGCTGAATGCGTGTTCATTGATCTCCATGACCAAAGTGGTTGAAAAATCTCATTGCCATGCAGGGAGAGTCCAAATTTCGTTAGTTTGGAATTCAAGAGATGAGCGTTCCCAAAATGCAGAGAAGTTGGCTTTATTGATAGAAGTAAGTGGTTGAGACTGAGGTTCTGCAACACATGCAGCCATTTCTTCACATTCCACTGCTTTACCTGTATTCTTAAATCATGGTGAACATGCTTCTTGTGACAGTTCTTGTGGAGAAATGGTGGGCCAAAGAGTAGTGTTCATCTGATCCATTCCATATGGGCCAATTTTCAGACATCAACCAGCAATGTAAGAGACCTTTCTCTTAGTATTTGTGAATGTAAACCATGGCTACACTTCTTATACTGTTGCATGCAAATAATACGTGTCCACTGTTTAGCATTATCATTACAGTCACTGTAAATGTGGTTTCCTTTCCATCGAAAAAGAAAGTAATTGTAGTTTTCTGCAAAGGAAGACAATCAAATAGAGTGAAGATGAAGTTAGGACTTAAGAGTAGATAATCCCTATGGACTTAAGGTAACCACGCCACATCTCAACTAATCAAGATATCATTGCCCCACGTATAAGCAGCAGCTAGTAGAATTTCAGCTGGAATCAGATCATGTCCTTGATTGGAGTTTCCAGGTGTACCAAGACCACTTTTCCTTGTCATATAGGATTGCCATATGCTAGCAATCACATTTATGCAAGTTGTATGTATATGTACGAGATGCACAGAGCAGGTAAAAAAATCCTGTTGGATTAGGAATTGTCAAAATTTCAAGGCTATGTTGTCCTTCCTTCTTGTTGTTACTCTTAACTGTTTGCCTTGATCAAAGATTAGCTGCCAGATCTGTTGAGAAACCAATTTGTTCACTTCAGTTTGTGATTTTCTTTACTGGAAAagggagtttttttttcataaaaatgTGTCGCTTCTGCAGATAATTTTTGGGCACAAATGGAGACATCTCAAAGGGGAGAGAGACCTGTGGGAGCGTTATGGAGGAGTTGATATTTCGCTGGACCCATGTAGCTTTGGCCAGGCTAATACTCTGGTATGTCCGATTAAATCATTCCTACTGATGTAGAACTTCACCAAGCATAGCATGCTCAATTTCCTGACTAAATTGTCTTGGCAATTTGATTCGCTGCAAGCTACTTGATACCTAGAGAACTCCATATGCCACTTGTATTGTTGTGTACTTGCGCAAATATCTCAAATATGTTGAGCTATAGTTTCTTGTGCTGT encodes the following:
- the LOC117857138 gene encoding uncharacterized protein — translated: MPPPAGLLPWPSPSTTRLTTPTPTRPPPRTTRVRPPPPPPPYTRVRLPPPPPPTTPPPPRLEPAAQPTTASTPLPPSTASTASSSSTCLDCVHFGKCSGCTHEVDLDKPPVLQEVENFFKGHGVGDFTFSRGRLSQWRCRAKLAVRGTPENPLIGLYQEGTHVVTDIPECRAHHPSINAAVKLLRQGISELNIQPFDEDAGTGELRYVQMAVTTYNTSIPVDKRYEQGRVQISLVWNSRDERSQNAEKLALLIEFLWRNGGPKSSVHLIHSIWANFQTSTSNIIFGHKWRHLKGERDLWERYGGVDISLDPCSFGQANTLSFNSLLHKLNKYVPRGSTVVDLYSGAGVIGLSVAASRKCRSVKCVEINKQSKMSFEKSASRLPTNLGCTITWHNTDASVEPVHWLEGSSVVIVDPPRKGLHPSVIIALQKVALSERKAYKAKSSLAKVKDEKRPWILRAREAAVHVDNTTTEDSSEIWPETLIYISCGWESFKKDCKSLISSKAWQLENAHAFNFFPGTDSIEILAIFKRESEAGQKKKKKAKRKKAK